The Natronomonas salsuginis genomic sequence GGTACGGTTCATGGCCGATCGACGATGCCGGAGAATAAGAGTTTCGGGGTCGTCGACCCGCCGTACGCTACTGTTCCGGTACCCGTTCGAGCAACGGTGGATAGACTGCCCCTCGGCGTCTCGATAGTCGACGGTGAACCCCCTGTCGGTCCGCGTCTCCTCCAGTCGGTCGCGCTCGACTTCGAACGCGAAGGGTGGCTCCGCCGCGGTCGCGATCGTCTCCCCCGTTCGCCGAGGCTGTGACGTGATCGATCCCCTGTGCGTTCTCGACCGAGCACGTCACGACCTCGCCCTCTGTGTCGCAGATCAACTCGCCGCTCACGTCCGCGCCGCCGTCGTCGCCGAACGACGGCGAGAACTCCAGCAGCATGACGCCCGGTGAGAGCGTCCCGACAACGACGATGCGGAGGAACACCGAGAAATTGAGCTTGCTGGCCTGTCTGGCCACCCGTTGTGTGACGGGGTGTTGTGCCGTGCGTCGCAGTCGAATCGTCAGGGGAACGACCGCCATGAACGTGAACGGCCCCCACGCGACGACGACGAGGCCGTGGGCGATCACGTATCAAATCCGAGGAACTGCTCACCGAGAATCAGTAGAACATCCTCAGCACGGTAGCCGACCGCGGCTACTGCGACACGCCGCGCCGGTGTACGCAGGAGGACCTCGCCGACGCGCTCGGCATCGCCAAATCGACCTGCAGCGAGACGCTCCACCACGCCGAAGAGTGGGTGATCAAGCGGTTCATCGACAGTCGGACGGAACGAGACGACTCCGAGCGGCTGGAACCACCAGTCTGATCACGGTGTCAGCCGCCACAGTAACGACCGGAGCCTGTATCCGATCGACCCGCGCTTGTATCCGTTCCAACCACCCATCCCGCCGGCGAGCGTGGTCGCGGTGTACCCCTCGTCGTTCAACACCCGTGTCGCGCGCCTCGCGACGATGCCCTGTTTGCAGACGACGACGATCTCGTCATCGTTCGGCAGTTCGTCGAGCCGATCGCGGAGCGCCGATTCGTCGCCCCGCCGGAGACTGTCGTACACGGGAACGTTGCTGCTCTTCTCTATCGATCCCGCCCGATACACCGGCGAGGGGCGAATGTCGAGAACGAACGGTCGATCCCCCCGCTCGAGTCGGCGCTCGAGCGCTTCGGGACGAATGGTTCCCATACGCTTCGGTATCGGCCGTGAGACACATAACGACGTGGTCCGGTTCCGTGTTTCGGAGAAGGTGGATGTATCAGTAATT encodes the following:
- a CDS encoding helix-turn-helix domain-containing protein, translating into MLSTVADRGYCDTPRRCTQEDLADALGIAKSTCSETLHHAEEWVIKRFIDSRTERDDSERLEPPV
- a CDS encoding rhodanese-like domain-containing protein, yielding MGTIRPEALERRLERGDRPFVLDIRPSPVYRAGSIEKSSNVPVYDSLRRGDESALRDRLDELPNDDEIVVVCKQGIVARRATRVLNDEGYTATTLAGGMGGWNGYKRGSIGYRLRSLLWRLTP